In Xiphias gladius isolate SHS-SW01 ecotype Sanya breed wild chromosome 5, ASM1685928v1, whole genome shotgun sequence, the following are encoded in one genomic region:
- the LOC120789558 gene encoding glutenin, high molecular weight subunit DX5-like isoform X3: MGFLFKWLLLSLLAVGRHQASAYSTGSVEKRGDNKVPVASYQPVSSSFNTEDDSSWSTGPLGGEDSSSNANVPQVVESDYQPQQVPSYQAPQLPQQPQVPQQPQQPQLPPPKQPQQPQVPQQPDYPTKRPHWPQQLQMPQQPSYPPRQLQQPKQPGYQAPQLPQQPQVPQPPGYQAPQLPQQPQVPQPPGYQAPQLPQQPQVPQPPGYQAPQLPQPPGYQAPQLPQQPQVPPPKQPQQLLLPKQPQLPPPKQPQLLPLPQQPQQPQLPTPKQPQQLPLPQQPQQPQLPTPKQPQQPQVPQQPDYPTKRPHWPQQPQMPQQPSYPPRQLQQPKQPGYPAQLPQQAQPKQPQQQQVPQQPGYPPRQPKRPQQDPQLPKRPQQDPQLPKRPQQDPQLPKRPQQDPQLPKRPQQAPQLPKRPHWPQEPQVPYQHGYQAQQMHWPQQHQQPQVPQQLDYPPKRLHWPHQHSYPPQQPYVLQVPQQLGHPPQRPQRPKRIRQPAYLPQQPQVPQQSGYPPQQPYMLQVPQQLGYLPQRPKRLRQPGYPPIVPQLQVTQHTSYLPKWPEQPPEPQVPQQPGYLPQRPQMPLRPSYMPQQRLEPQVPQQPSYPPKQPQWSQVPQQPGYPPKRPQLPFHLPKQPSYMIKMPPMLHYLSKQPQVLKQAIYQPQQLQRR, from the exons ATGGGGTTTCTCTTTAA ATGGTTGCTGTTGTCCTTGCTAGCTGTAGGAAGACATCAAGCAAGTG CTTACAGTACTGGATCTGTTGAGAAGCGTGGAGATAACAAAGTGCCAGTGGCAAGCTATCAACCAGTTTCAAGTAGCTTTAACACTGAAGATGACTCCTCATGGAGCACTGGGCCACTTGGTGGAGAGGATTCCAGCTCAAATGCAAATGTG CCACAGGTAGTGGAGTCTGATTATCAGCCGCAGCAAGTGCCTAGCTATCAGGCCCCACAGTTGCCCCAGCAGCCGCAGG TGCCCCAGCAGCCCCAACAACCGCAATTGCCCCCGCCCAAGCAGCCCCAACAACCGCAGGTACCTCAGCAGCCTGACTACCCAACCAAGCGGCCACATTGGCCCCAGCAGCTGCAAATGCCCCAGCAGCCCAGCTACCCACCCAGGCAGCTCCAGCAGCCCAAGCAGCCCGGCTACCAGGCCCCACAGTTGCCCCAGCAGCCGCAGGTGCCCCAGCCGCCCGGCTACCAGGCCCCACAGTTGCCCCAGCAGCCGCAGGTGCCCCAGCCGCCCGGCTACCAGGCCCCACAGTTGCCCCAGCAGCCGCAGGTGCCCCAGCCGCCCGGCTACCAGGCCCCACAGT TGCCCCAGCCGCCCGGCTACCAGGCCCCACAGTTGCCCCAGCAGCCGCAGGTGCCCCCGCCCAAGCAGCCCCAACAACTCCTGTTGCCCAAACAACCGCAATTGCCCCCGCCCAAGCAGCCCCAACTACTCCCGTTGCCCCAGCAGCCCCAACAACCGCAATTGCCCACGCCCAAGCAGCCCCAACAACTCCCGTTGCCCCAGCAGCCCCAACAACCGCAATTGCCCACGCCCAAGCAGCCCCAACAACCGCAGGTACCTCAGCAGCCTGACTACCCAACCAAGCGGCCACATTGGCCCCAGCAGCCGCAAATGCCCCAGCAGCCCAGCTACCCACCCAGGCAGCTCCAGCAGCCCAAGCAGCCCGGCTACCCGGCCCAGTTGCCCCAGCAGGCCCAGCCCAAGCAGCCCCAACAACAGCAGGTACCTCAGCAGCCCGGCTACCCACCCAGGCAGCCCAAGCGGCCCCAGCAGGACCCGCAGTTGCCCAAGCGGCCCCAGCAGGACCCGCAGTTGCCCAAGCGGCCCCAGCAGGACCCGCAGTTGCCCAAGCGGCCCCAGCAGGACCCGCAGTTGCCCAAGCGGCCCCAGCAGGCCCCGCAGTTGCCCAAGCGGCCGCATTGGCCCCAGGAGCCACAGGTGCCCTACCAGCATGGCTACCAGGCCCAACAAATGCATTGGCCCCAGCAACACCAACAACCACAGGTACCTCAGCAGCTTGACTACCCACCCAAACGGCTGCATTGGCCCCACCAGCATAGCTATCCGCCCCAGCAACCATATGTGCTGCAGGTTCCCCAGCAGCTCGGCCACCCGCCGCAGCGGCCCCAGCGACCCAAGCGAATTCGGCAGCCAGCCTATCTGCCCCAGCAGCCGCAGGTGCCCCAGCAGTCTGGCTACCCGCCCCAGCAACCGTATATGCTGCAGGTTCCCCAGCAGCTCGGCTACCTGCCCCAGCGACCCAAGCGACTTCGGCAGCCTGGCTATCCACCCATCGTGCCACAGCTGCAGGTGACCCAGCACACCAGCTACCTGCCAAAGTGGCCCGAGCAGCCCCCAGAACCACAGGTACCTCAGCAGCCCGGCTACCTGCCCCAGCGGCCGCAAATGCCCCTGCGGCCCAGCTACATGCCCCAGCAGCGCCTGGAACCACAGGTTCCCCAGCAGCCTAGCTACCCACCCAAGCAGCCCCAGTGGTCCCAGGTGCCCCAGCAGCCCGGCTACCCGCCAAAGCGGCCCCAACTGCCTTTCCACCTACCTAAACAGCCTAGCTACATGATTAAGATGCCACCGATGCTGCACTACTTGTCCAAGCAGCCACAAGTTCTCAAACAGGCCATTTACCAGCCCCAGCAGTTGCAGAGACGATAG
- the LOC120789558 gene encoding glutenin, high molecular weight subunit DX5-like isoform X5, with the protein MGFLFKWLLLSLLAVGRHQASAYSTGSVEKRGDNKVPVASYQPVSSSFNTEDDSSWSTGPLGGEDSSSNANVVVESDYQPQQVPSYQAPQLPQQPQVPQQPQQPQLPPPKQPQQPQVPQQPDYPTKRPHWPQQLQMPQQPSYPPRQLQQPKQPGYQAPQLPQQPQVPQPPGYQAPQLPQQPQVPQPPGYQAPQLPQQPQVPQPPGYQAPQLPQPPGYQAPQLPQQPQVPPPKQPQQLLLPKQPQLPPPKQPQLLPLPQQPQQPQLPTPKQPQQLPLPQQPQQPQLPTPKQPQQPQVPQQPDYPTKRPHWPQQPQMPQQPSYPPRQLQQPKQPGYPAQLPQQAQPKQPQQQQVPQQPGYPPRQPKRPQQDPQLPKRPQQDPQLPKRPQQDPQLPKRPQQDPQLPKRPQQAPQLPKRPHWPQEPQVPYQHGYQAQQMHWPQQHQQPQVPQQLDYPPKRLHWPHQHSYPPQQPYVLQVPQQLGHPPQRPQRPKRIRQPAYLPQQPQVPQQSGYPPQQPYMLQVPQQLGYLPQRPKRLRQPGYPPIVPQLQVTQHTSYLPKWPEQPPEPQVPQQPGYLPQRPQMPLRPSYMPQQRLEPQVPQQPSYPPKQPQWSQVPQQPGYPPKRPQLPFHLPKQPSYMIKMPPMLHYLSKQPQVLKQAIYQPQQLQRR; encoded by the exons ATGGGGTTTCTCTTTAA ATGGTTGCTGTTGTCCTTGCTAGCTGTAGGAAGACATCAAGCAAGTG CTTACAGTACTGGATCTGTTGAGAAGCGTGGAGATAACAAAGTGCCAGTGGCAAGCTATCAACCAGTTTCAAGTAGCTTTAACACTGAAGATGACTCCTCATGGAGCACTGGGCCACTTGGTGGAGAGGATTCCAGCTCAAATGCAAATGTG GTAGTGGAGTCTGATTATCAGCCGCAGCAAGTGCCTAGCTATCAGGCCCCACAGTTGCCCCAGCAGCCGCAGG TGCCCCAGCAGCCCCAACAACCGCAATTGCCCCCGCCCAAGCAGCCCCAACAACCGCAGGTACCTCAGCAGCCTGACTACCCAACCAAGCGGCCACATTGGCCCCAGCAGCTGCAAATGCCCCAGCAGCCCAGCTACCCACCCAGGCAGCTCCAGCAGCCCAAGCAGCCCGGCTACCAGGCCCCACAGTTGCCCCAGCAGCCGCAGGTGCCCCAGCCGCCCGGCTACCAGGCCCCACAGTTGCCCCAGCAGCCGCAGGTGCCCCAGCCGCCCGGCTACCAGGCCCCACAGTTGCCCCAGCAGCCGCAGGTGCCCCAGCCGCCCGGCTACCAGGCCCCACAGT TGCCCCAGCCGCCCGGCTACCAGGCCCCACAGTTGCCCCAGCAGCCGCAGGTGCCCCCGCCCAAGCAGCCCCAACAACTCCTGTTGCCCAAACAACCGCAATTGCCCCCGCCCAAGCAGCCCCAACTACTCCCGTTGCCCCAGCAGCCCCAACAACCGCAATTGCCCACGCCCAAGCAGCCCCAACAACTCCCGTTGCCCCAGCAGCCCCAACAACCGCAATTGCCCACGCCCAAGCAGCCCCAACAACCGCAGGTACCTCAGCAGCCTGACTACCCAACCAAGCGGCCACATTGGCCCCAGCAGCCGCAAATGCCCCAGCAGCCCAGCTACCCACCCAGGCAGCTCCAGCAGCCCAAGCAGCCCGGCTACCCGGCCCAGTTGCCCCAGCAGGCCCAGCCCAAGCAGCCCCAACAACAGCAGGTACCTCAGCAGCCCGGCTACCCACCCAGGCAGCCCAAGCGGCCCCAGCAGGACCCGCAGTTGCCCAAGCGGCCCCAGCAGGACCCGCAGTTGCCCAAGCGGCCCCAGCAGGACCCGCAGTTGCCCAAGCGGCCCCAGCAGGACCCGCAGTTGCCCAAGCGGCCCCAGCAGGCCCCGCAGTTGCCCAAGCGGCCGCATTGGCCCCAGGAGCCACAGGTGCCCTACCAGCATGGCTACCAGGCCCAACAAATGCATTGGCCCCAGCAACACCAACAACCACAGGTACCTCAGCAGCTTGACTACCCACCCAAACGGCTGCATTGGCCCCACCAGCATAGCTATCCGCCCCAGCAACCATATGTGCTGCAGGTTCCCCAGCAGCTCGGCCACCCGCCGCAGCGGCCCCAGCGACCCAAGCGAATTCGGCAGCCAGCCTATCTGCCCCAGCAGCCGCAGGTGCCCCAGCAGTCTGGCTACCCGCCCCAGCAACCGTATATGCTGCAGGTTCCCCAGCAGCTCGGCTACCTGCCCCAGCGACCCAAGCGACTTCGGCAGCCTGGCTATCCACCCATCGTGCCACAGCTGCAGGTGACCCAGCACACCAGCTACCTGCCAAAGTGGCCCGAGCAGCCCCCAGAACCACAGGTACCTCAGCAGCCCGGCTACCTGCCCCAGCGGCCGCAAATGCCCCTGCGGCCCAGCTACATGCCCCAGCAGCGCCTGGAACCACAGGTTCCCCAGCAGCCTAGCTACCCACCCAAGCAGCCCCAGTGGTCCCAGGTGCCCCAGCAGCCCGGCTACCCGCCAAAGCGGCCCCAACTGCCTTTCCACCTACCTAAACAGCCTAGCTACATGATTAAGATGCCACCGATGCTGCACTACTTGTCCAAGCAGCCACAAGTTCTCAAACAGGCCATTTACCAGCCCCAGCAGTTGCAGAGACGATAG